AGGTCTGGCCCTGAACCAGGGCGGACGATTGTGCCTGTCCGAAGCCGGCAATACCTTGCTGCAAGGCCTGCAGCACCTGCTATGGGCGGAAGTGGAAGCGCTGCAGCAAGTGCTGTCCAATCGCGCCGGCGCCAACGCCAGCAATACGGCAACGCCGGACTACGCGCGCAGCCCCGCGACCACGCCTTGAATCCAGCGGCACCGGCGGCACGCGGCCGCCGGTGCGCTACGGACCTCAGGCCGCGCTCTTGCTGCGGCGGCCCAGCCACCAGGCGATCGCGGCGCCGGCCAGCAGCCAGCCGATCAGCTGTTCCAGCAACACGCCCAGGGTGAACTGCATCGGGAACAGGTACCAGTTCCAATGCGGCACCGCGAGCGAGAACCACAGGAACAGCGCGAACGCGCCGGCGATGGCGACGCGGCGGCCGAAACTCCATGGGCCCAACGACGCCACCCAAGCCAGCAGCCATGCCGCCAGCAGGCAGCTCACGAACTGCTTGATCAGGTTCGGCCCCATGCTCTGGATGGCCGGATTGCCGCCGGGCTGATAGACCACGAAGGCGTAGGCCTTGTCCTTGTTGCCGGCGATGAAGGCGTTGCGCGCGGCTTCGTCGTTCCACTGCGCCATGTCCATGCTCGGGTACATGTAGATGCCCTCGCCCGAGGTCGAGGCCTTCACCGCTTCCAGCACCGTGTCCTGCTGCGCCTGCGCGGGCACCTTGATGCCCATCTCGCCGATTGGCAGCGCCATGTGCGCGACCGCGCCCCAGATGAACATCACGACCGCGCCGATGATGCCTGCTACCAGTACCCGCATGGCCTAGCCCCTTTCGTATGGGTTCCCCCGAACCCGGCGCCGCGAGCTTGCACCCCGGCGGGCGCGGCGGCAATGCGCAGTGCCGCATACCGACGAACGGACGGCCGCTGCGGCGCGGCGGCTGCGTCTGCTGGAGTGGGAGGGACCGATCCCGTCTACAGGCCCGGACGCCGGGGACAGCGCCATGGATTGCCGTCGTTGCACACCCTTGCGGCTGCGCGCCGCGGCGCTGCTGTTGAGCGCGCTGGCCTCGCCCCTGGCGCTGGCCCAGGACCCGCCGCAGCGCCAGCGCATCAGCAGCCGCGCGCTGCAGGGCGAACTGCGCCAACGGCCACAGGGCGTGACCGTGCCGGCCGAAATCACCCAACGCGGCGACCGCCTGGTACTGCAGACCGCCGACGCGGCCGTACCCGTGGTCAACCCCGGCGCGCTGGGCCAGAACGTGCGCCAGCTGCCGGTGCAGGTGGTGGTCAGCGATACCCCGGCCGGCGTCGAGGGCGTGCGCATCGGCGCGGTCAAGCTGCAGGCCACCGAGCGCTGGCGGCAGCTGAGCCCGCAGCAGCGCAGCAAGTTCGGCAATGTCGACGCCGCCCAGCGCCGCCTGGGCGCGGCCGCCGAATCGGCGCTGCGCCCCAACGCCACGCCCGCCGACCTGGGCCGCCTGCGCCAGGCCGTGGACGCGACCGAGCGCCAGGTGCTGAGCGCCTACCGCTCGCTGCCGCCCAGCCAGCGCAGCGAACAACGGGTGCTGGTGGAACAGCACAGCGAACTGCGCCGGGCCAAGAAATCGCTGTACGGCCTCAACCGCGACGACCGCTACCCGCCGCAGGCCTACGAGCGCATCTATGCCAATTCGCGCGGCGCCTTCGCCCTGCGCGTGCGCGGGGAGGAGATGCCGCGCTGCAGCGCGGTGCTGATCGGCGAGACGCTGGCGCTGACCAACAACCATTGCATCCTGGAAGACCTGCCCAGCGAACTGGAGGCGGTGTTCGACTACGAGGACGACCTGGACGGCCGCCACCTGGACAGCCAGGTCTTCCCCATCGCCGACATCCGCCTGACCTCGGAAGAGGAACGCGACAACCTCGACTTCGTGCTGCTGGAACTGGGCGCCAACCCGCAAGGCGCCCTGCCTGGCGCGGTCTACCCGCCGCAGTGCCTGTCGCTGAAGCCGGTGCGCCGCGACGACCCGTTGTACGTGATCGGCTTCCCGCTGGGCGGGCCGCGCACGGTGCACGACAACAGCTACGTCTACTTCCCGTTCCTGGCCAGCGCCGACGAATTCGCCGAGATCGAAATCCTGGTGCGCTCGGAGTTCGCCACCCTGGAGGACGAACAGCAGTCCTACATCGACGGCAAACTCAAGGAATTCATCGACAGCTACCGCCCGCGCACCGCCGCCGACGGCAGCCGCTACTACGAATACGTGAGCGTGCGCTTCGGCGACCAGCCCACCATCGGCGCCGACAGCGACACCTACCACGGCAACTCCGGCTCGCCGGTGTACAGCCGCCGCAACCACGCGGTGGTCGGCCTGTTGTTCGACGGCCAGGAAGACACCTCGCAGCCCTGGTCGCCGGGCTGGCGCGCGCACGAGGCGATCCTGCCGATCGGCAAGGTAGTCGAGCGCCTGGACACCGTCGCGCCGGATTGGCGCAGCGATCCGCGCCTGTGCGTGCGGCCGGCGAGTTGAGGCGCGCATGGCCATCCGCCCACGGCATTGGAAGGCCTGGCTGCTGGCGGCCTGTGCCGCTGGCTGCGGCGCGCAAACGCCGGAACCGCCTGCGCCGGTAGCGACCCAGGCGCCCGCGCAAGCGCCGGTAGCCGCGCCGGAGCCGCCTGCGCCCGCGCCTGCGCCAACGCCCGCCGCCGAGCCGCCCACCGGGGCCGCGCCGCCGCAACCCAAACCAGTGCCAGTGCCGCTCCCGCCGCCGCAAACACCGGATCCCAAGCCCAAACCCGCCGCACCGCCCGCGCCTTACCTAGATATCAGCATCACCACCCTGTCCAAGGGCCGCGGCGTGCCCGAGCCCACGCGCGAGGCCTACCAGCGCGTGCGTGCCCTCATGGACCACAAACAGCGTGAGCAGCAGCTGTCCGGCCTGAGCGTGCGGCGCATGGGCCTGGAAGGCGAAACCCGCTTGTGCGCTCGCTTCAGCGATGCCGCACAGGCACGCGAGGCCCTGGCCGAGATCCGCGAACTCACGGCCGGCGTCGAACTGATCGCCGTCGAATCCACACCCTGCATCCCGTCCAAGGAGGACGCGCCATGAAATCCGCTCCCTCGCTTAGCCTTCCGCTGGCTCTCGCGCTCGCGGCCGTGCTGACGGCACCGGCCTGCAAGCGCCAAGAGGCGCCGCAGCCGGTCGCGCCCGCGCCCGAACCCACGCCGGAACCGCCGCCGATCACCTTGAAGATCCGTCCCGCCAGCGGCGCGGTCGAAGCCAGCGAGGCCAACGTGGCCAAGACCAAGGAGCAGATCGCCGAGTCGGCGCAGAAGATGCGCGAGCAGTGGATCGGCAAGTCCTTCGAGGACTTCGAAAAGGCGGTCTACCGCGAGCCCGGCGAGAACGGCAAGTACATCGTCAACGGCGACATCGCCTTCGCCGACCGCAAGCACCTGGAGGAGTTCTTCGACCATCTGCAGGACAGCGCCAACGGCGTGGCCGGCGGCAAGCTCGTGGTCAACCGCATCGGCGGCGAAGGCGAGCCGGCCGGGCTGGCCGTGGCCACCTTCAACGGCCGCGCCGACGTCTGGAACAGCGGCAACAAGAAGCGGCTCACCTACTGCGTGAGCACCGGTTTCGGCGCGCGTCACGCCGCCGTAGTCGCCGACATGGAGGCCGCCGGCCGCGCCTGGGAGGAAGCGGCCGACGTCGATTTCGTCTACCTGCCCGCGCAGAACGGCAACTGCACCGCCAGCAACCCCGGCGTGGTGTTCGACGTGCGCCCGGTCAACGTGGACGGCAACTACCTGGCGCGCGCGTTCTTCCCCAGCGACCAGCGCCGCGACCGCAACGTGCTGATCGACGAGTCCGCGTTCCAGCTCGACCCGGCCGACAAGCTCAAGCTGGTCGGCATCCTGCGCCACGAACTGGGCCACGCCCTGGGTTGGCGCCACGAACAGACCCGCCCCGAGGCCGGCACCTGCTTCGAGGACAGCGACTACATCCCGGTCACCGACTACGACCGCTTCTCGGTCATGCACTACCCGCACTGCAACGGCGGCGGCGACTGGTCGCTGACCCTGACCGCCGCCGACAAGGCCGGCGCCGGCTGCATCTACGGCAAGGGCAGCAACAACCCCGAGAACCTGGGCGCCTGCCGCTTCCGCATGCCCGACGTGGCCAGCGGCAGCGCCGCCAGCGAGACCTTCGCCGCGCAGACCGTGGCCAAGGGCGCGATGAAGCACTACGGCCCGTTCCGGGTGAAGCCCGGCTCCCTGCTCGAAGTGCGCCTCAGCGGCGCCGGCGCCACCCCCGGCGACCCCGACCTGTACGTGGACTTCACCCGCAAACCCGAACTCAACCGCTGGGTCTGCCGCCCCTACCTAAGCCGCGCCGACGAGGTGTGCGAACTGCAGGTGCCGAGCAACCGCAGCGAGGTGTTCGTGGCCGTGCGCGGGTACACGGCGGCGAACTTCGGCTTGCAGGTGAACTACGTGAAGCCATAAGCCGGCGATAAGTCCGGCGCAGCTTTGCGCACTATTTATTTTTAAAAACAATTAATTAGAGAGTAAATCTCCAGTTAATTCACGAGTGCAATCAAACCGCCCCACCCCACCCGCGTACTGTCGCCATCCCCAGCGCCGTCATCGCCAGCGAGCCGAACAAATGCAGCGCCGCCGTCGCCAGCGCCCAGCCGTACTGCTGGCGCAGCAGCTGCTGCACCACTTCGGCGGAGAAGGTGGAGAAGGTGGTCAGGCCGCCGAGCAGGCCGGTGATGGCGAACAGCCGCCACTCCGGCGCGATCGCGGCGTGGCTGTCGAACCAGGCCACGGCCAGGCCCACGCCGTAGCCGCCGACCAGGTTGGCGGCCAGGGTGCCCAGCGGCAGCGTGGCGGCGATGGGATTCAGCCACAGCGACAGGCCCCAGCGTGCCCAGGCGCCGAGCGCGGCGCCCAGGCCGACCGCGGCGAAGGGAATCAGCCAGGCGCCCATGCTCAGCCCCCCTGCTCGCCCTCGCCGCGCGCGTTCGCACGTGCGGTGCGCAGGCGATCGAGTTTCTCCTTGAGCTTGATCTCCAGGCCACGCTCCACCGGCTGGTAATACACGCGCTCGCCCATGGCGTCGGGGAACCCCGTCTGGTCCAGGGCGATGCCGCCGGCGGCGTCGTGGTCGTACTGGTAGCCCTGGCCGTAGCCGAGCTGCTTCATCAGCTTGGTCGGCGCGTTGCGCAGGTGCAGCGGTACGTCCTGGGTGCCGAACTCGGCCACGTCGGCGCGGGCCGCGTTGTAGGCGCTGTAGGCGGCGTTGGACTTGGCGGTGCTGGCCAGATAGATCGCCAGCTGGGCGAAGGCCAGTTCGCCCTCGGGGCTGCCCAGGCGGTCGTAGGTGTCCCAGGCTTCCAGGGCCATCTGCAGCGCGCGCGGATCGGCCAGGCCCACGTCCTCCACCGCCATGCGGGTCAGCCGGCGCGCCAGGTAGGACGGGTCGCAGCCCCCGTCGAGCATGCGCGCCAGCCAGTACACGGCGGCGTCGGGGTTGGAGCTGCGCACGGATTTGTGCAGCGCCGAGATCTGGTCGTAGAACTGCTCGCCGCCCTTGTCGAAACGGCGGGTGCGGTCGGCCAGCACCTGGGCCAGGGTGGCCTCGGTGATGACGCCGCCTTCGTCGGCGGCCAGTTCGGCGGCGATCTCCAGCAGGGTCAGCGCGCGGCGCACGTCGCCGTCGGCGGCGCCGGCGATGTGCAGCAGCGCCGCATCGTCGACCTGGACGCCCTGCCCGCCCAGGCCGCGTTCTTCGTCTTCCAGCGCGCGGCGCAGGGCCACGGCGATGTCGGCGGCCGACACCGCCTCCATCACGTGCACGCGGCAGCGCGAGAGCAGCGCGGAGTTGAGTTCGAACGAAGGGTTCTCGGTGGTCGCGCCGACGAACAGGATGGTGCCGCGTTCGATATGCGGCAGGAACGCGTCCTGCTGGGCCTTGTTGAAGCGGTGCACCTCGTCCACGAACAGCACGGTGCGCCGGCCTTCGGCGAAACGGTGCGCGGCCTCGGCCAGCACCTGGCGGACCTCGGGCAGGCCCGAGAGCACGGCCGAGATCGCGCGGAAGTCCGCGTCCGCATAGCGCGCCAGCAGCAGCGCCAGGGTGGTCTTGCCGCAGCCCGGCGGCCCCCACAGGATCATCGAATGGACCTTGCCGGCCTCCACCGCGCGGCGCAGCGCGGTGCCCGGCGCGAGCAGGCGGCGCTGGCCGACCATGTCGTCCAATTCGCGCGGGCGCATGCGTTCGGCCAGCGGACGCAGGCCTTCGCGGTCGACGCTGAGCAGGTCGGGGGCGTCCTCGGGACGGCGGGAGGTTCGGCGGGCCACGCGGGGTTCGTTCGTCAGGCGGTATCGAAGGCCACGATAGCAAGATCGCGTCGCAGCAGAAGAGAAATGCGGGCCAAGACCTTGATGCGCAAGGCCGCTCGCCCCCCAGCTCACAAACCGGGGCCCGCCGCGTTGGCATTAAGCGGGCCGGCGACGCGCGCCGCCCGGCGCTCGCCTGCGCCCTACCGCCCCGGACCCCGAGCCATGGCCAATTTCGATCTGTATTTCCCGCAACTGCTGAGCTTCGAAGGCGGCTACGTCGACGATCCGCACGACCCCGGCGGCGCGACCAACAAGGGCATCACCCTGCGCACCTTCCAGGCCCACGCCTCGCCGTTGCTGCAGGTGGCGCCGACCCTGGCCAACCTGCAGGCGCTGACCGACGCGCAGGCCGCGACCTTGTATCGCGCGCTGTACTGGGACCCGCTGCACGGCGACCAGATCCAGCTGCAGTGCCTGGCCAACGAGTTGTTCGATTTCTACGTCAACGCCGGCGTGCACGCGATCTTCCTGCTGCAGCGCCTGCTGGGCGCGCCGGTGGCGGTGGACGGCGTGTTCGGCCACGACACCCTGGCCGCGCTGCAGGCCAGCGACCAGCGCAGCCTGTACGCGCGCTACCGCCAGGGCCGGATCGACTACTACCGCCTGCTGGCGGCGCAGCACCCGGTGCTGGCGCGCTTCCTCGCCGGCTGGCTGCGGCGCGCGCAGTGGTTCCCGGTCAGCGCGCCCTGAGCCTGGCGATCAGCGCTCGCCGCCGATCACGTCGGTGCCGGCCGGCGGGGTGAACTTGAACTGGCCGGTGGCGAAGGCGGGATTGCGGCGCCAGCCGGTGAAGGAAATCTCGGTGCGTTGGCCCAGGCTGTCGACCACCTGCATGCGCGCCAGGCCGGCGGCGTTGAAGCCGAGCTTGGCGCTGCGGAAGCCGGCCTCGGTGCCGGACTTGGGCGCCAGGCTCAGCCAGTTCAGGCCCTCGGCGGTGCCGGCCTCGCGGACCACGAACTGCGCGTCGAGCTTGGCCGGATCGATCAGCGCCGACAACGGGCTGTTCTGCTCTTCGGCGCCCTGCGGACGCACGGTGACCTGCTGCAGGTCCGGGTCGTGCACCCAGACCTTCTTGCCGTCGGCCACGATCAGCTGCGGATAGGGCTTCACGTACTCCCAGCGGAACAGACGCGGCGCGGACAGCGCGACCTTGCCGTTGGAGCTTTCCTTGCGCTTGCCGTTGGCGTCGAACACCTGCTGGGTGAACTGACCGTCCAGGCCCTTGAGGCCGCGGGTGAAGGTGTTGAGGTCGTCGCGCGCGCCGGCGGTGGCGGCGCCGGCGAACAGCGCGCCGGCGATCAGGGCGGTGCGGGCGGCATGGCGGACGGTGGCGGACAGGCTCATGCGGGGGAAGGCTCCGGTACGTAGCTTTGCGGCGAGTCTGCCGCGGTGAAACTGAATAGAGCTGCACAGTATCGCCTGGATGCGAAGACGGCGTTCAGGCGGCGGTATGGCCCCGATCCACTCCCTCCCGTCATTCCGGCGAACGCCGGAACCCACTTTGATCTTCGCTCCGACTGGCGGGGCCAGAGCACAGGCAGGCGGCGATGCGATTTCGTCACACGCCCCACCCGTCGTTGCGGCGAAAGCCGGAACCCACTTTGATCTTCGCTTGCGCCAGCGGAGGTGAAGCAAAGACAAGATGGGTTACGGCTTTCGCCGAATGACGGCTTTTACCGCCGTCGCCCCGCCTTAAAAACTGCGCAAGGCGTTGCGCTTGATCTGCGATTCGATCTGCTGCTGCGGCGATGCCTGGGCCTGCGCCGGCGCGTCCAGGCCGACGCCGGCATGCTCGTCCTGCAACTGTTCGCAGCGGCCGTCGTCGTCGCAGGCGTAGACCTGGGGCGCGGCCGCGACCAGCGAGGCGTCGCTGTCGCTGCCGACGGTGACGTAGGCGCCGCCGCGATGCGGCGTAGGCGCGGGTCCGGTCACGGCGGCCAGGCGCGGGGCGGACGCGGCTGCAGCCACATCCAGTTCGCGCACCGCAATCGGGTCGGCGGCGTCGTAACCGGCGACGGCCATAGCGACCACCGCACGACCGGAGGTGTCAGGCTGGGGCCCGACACGCGCAGGCACTTCATCAGCGGGTTTCGCTGGCACCGGTGCGGCGGTGGCGACGGGCGCGGCGCGCGGCGGCTCCGCTGCCACGGGTGCTGCGACAGGCTCGGGCGCGGTCGCCTGCACAGGCTGCGCCGCAGGCAGGCGCTTGGCCGGATCCTGGTCGCGCAACGAAGGCACGCTGCGCCACCGCACCCACTCCTGCGCGGGCGCCGGCCGATGGACGCAGACGATCAGCAGCAGCGCCGCGGCGACGGCGCCGGTCTTGCTCGAATACCGGGCCATGCGGCCACTCCCCGAGTCCGAACCGCAAGATCCCCCCGTCCCCAGCTTAAGCCGGCTTGTGTGACCGCCGCCAGCGCCGCCGGCGGCCGTCCGTCGGGGTGGCGGGCTACTTCGGCGGGGGCGGCGCCAGCACGCTGCGGTCGCCGTTGTGCTCGGGCGGGGAGACCACGCCGGCGGCCTCCATGGCCTCGATCAGGCGCGCGGCGCGGTTGTAGCCGATCTTGAGCCGGCGCTGCACGCCGGAGATCGAGGCGCGACGGGTCTCGGTGACGATGCGCACGGCCTCGTCGTAAAGCGGGTCGGACTCGTCCCCCGCCCCGCCGCCGCTTTCCGGCAGGCCGGTGGCGCCGACCACCACGCCGTCGCCCAGGGTCTGCACCTCGTCCAGCACGCCCTCGATGTAGTCCGGGCCGCCGCCGACCTGCTTGAGGTGCTCGACCACGCGGTGCACTTCCTCGTCGGAAACGAAGGCGCCGTGCACGCGTTCGGGCATGGCCGTGCCCGGCGGCAGGTACAGCATGTCGCCGTGGCCGAGCAGGGTCTCGGCGCCGGACTGGTCCAGGATGGTGCGCGAGTCGATCTTGCTCGACACCTGGAACGCGATGCGGGTAGGAATGTTGGCCTTGATCAAGCCGGTGATCACGTCCACCGACGGGCGCTGGGTGGCCAGGATCAGGTGGATGCCGGCCGCACGCGCCTTTTGCGCCAGGCGCGCGATCAGCTCTTCGACCTTCTTGCCGACGATCATCATCATGTCGGCGAATTCGTCGATGAAGATGACGATGAAGGGCAGCGTTTCCAGCGGCCGCGGCGCCTCGCCGAGCTCGGCGTTGGGCTTGAACAGCGGGTCCATCATCGGCTGGCCGGCGTCCTGCGCGTCCTTGACCTTCTTGTTGAAGCCGGCCAGGTTGCGCACGCCCACCGCGCTCATCAGCTTGTAGCGCCGCTCCATTTCGGCCACGCACCAGCGCAGGCCGTTGGCGGCCTCCTTCATGTCGGTGACCACCGGCGCCAGCAGGTGCGGAATGCCCTGGTAGACCGACAGCTCCAACATCTTGGGGTCGATCATCAGCATCCGCAGGTCCTTGGCGGAGGCCTTGTACAGCAGGCTCAGGACCATGGCGTTGACCGCCACCGACTTGCCCGAGCCGGTGGTGCCGGCCACCAGCAGGTGCGGCATGCGCGCCAGGTCGGCCACGGTGGGCCGGCCGGCGATGTCCTTGCCCAGGGCCAGGGTCAGCGGGCTGCCGGACTTGTCGTATTCCTTGGAGCGCAGCAGCTCGGACAGGAAGATCATCTCGCGCGAGGTGTTCGGCGTTTCCAGGCCGATCACCGACTTGCCCGGGATCACGTCGACCACGCGCACCGACTTCACCGACAGGCCGCGGGCGATGTCCTTGTCCAGCGAACTGATCTGGCTGACCTTGACGCCCGGCGCCGGCTGCACCTCGAAACGGGTGATGACCGGGCCCGGATAGGCGCCGACCACCTGGGCGTCGATGCGGAAATCCTTGAGCTTGAACTCGATCTGCCGCGACAGGGTTTCCAGCGTTTCCTCGCTGTAGCCCTTGGGCTGCGGCTTGGGATCGTCCAGCAGCGCCAGCGGCGGGATGCCGGTGCCGTCGCCGGTATGGAACAGCGGGATCTGGGTCTCGCGCTTGGCGCGCTCGCTCTTTTCCACCACCGGCGCCGGCGGCGGTTCGATCTTGACCTTCTCGCGCTTGGCGCGCAGTTCCACGTCGACCTTGCGCGCTTCCTCGCGCTCCTCGCGGTAGGCGCGGGTCTGCTGCCATTCGCTGGCCTGCTGGCTGCCGCGGCGGAACAGCTTGCTCAGCAGCGGGCCCAGGGCCAGGGTCCACTGGCCGATCTTGTCCATCACCGCCAGCCAGGAAATGCCGGTGGCCAGGGTCACCGAGATCAGCAGCAGGGCCAGCAGGAACAGGTTGCCGCCGACCGGACCGAAGCCCGAATACAGCGAACGCCCGACCAGCTGGCCGAGGATGCCGCCGCTGCCGGCGGAGAAATATTCGGCCGTGCCCAGGCGCAGGTGCAGCAGGCCGGTGGCCGAGACCAGGAAGCCGACGATGCCGACCAGGCGCAGCGCCGGCCCCAGGTCGGCGTCGCCATCGCCGTCCGCGTCCATGCCGAACAGGGCGATCCAGGCGATCGCGCCCAGCATGACCGGCAGCAGGAAGGCGACGTAGCCGCACAGGTACAGCAGCACATCGGCGGTCCAGGCGCCCACGCGCCCGCCCAGGTTGTGCACCGGCGCGGTGATCGAGCCCGAATGCGACCAGCCCGGGTCCGCGGGCGAGTACGACAGCAGGCTGGCCAGCAGGTACAGCAGCAACGGCGCGATCAGGATCAGCGCGATATCGCGCACCAGCCGCTGCCGGCGCGGCGAAGGCGGCGCCTTTTCCTTGGCCGGAGCGGCCTTTTTGCGGCTTGCGGAAGGAGCTTGCGCCACCGTGAAGTTCTGCCTCAGCTAGATAACGTTAGTTATTGAATATACGCGAAAAGCCCCTGCCCCGCGCAAGCCGCCCCGGGGCTGAGCCGGGGGCTGCGTACGGGCGCCGTCGAAACGAAAACGGGCGGCCAGCGAACGGTAGCATCAAAGCCCGCGTCCGCCGCCGCCCGCCGTGCGGGACAGGGGCCGGCATCCGGCCCCGATCCGCCGTGCTTACAGGCTCATGCCCTGCAGCGCCGGGTGCACCAGCTTGCCGCCTTCGACATTGATGCCGCGCACCAGGGCCGGGTTGTTGCGCCACTCGTTGCCGGCCGCCAGCTTGTTGACCCAGGGCAGGATCGCCGCGCAGATCGCCTGCGAGGAGGTCTGCGGCACCGCGCCGGGCATGTTGGTCACGCAGAAGTGGGTCACGCCCTCCTCCACATAGGTCGGCTCCTTCCAGGTGGTCGGACGCGAGGTCTCGAAGCAGCCGCCCTGGTCGATGGAGATGTCCACCACCACGCTGCCGTCTTCCATGCCCTTGAGCATCTCGCGGGTCAGCACGTGCGGCGCGCGCGCGCCGGTCACCAGCACCGCGCCGATCACCAGGTCGGCCGAGGCCACTTCGCGCGCGACCACGTCCACGTACGGGAACAGCGCGGTCACGTTGTTGCCCAGGCGCATCATCTGGTCCATGCGGTCCTGGCGCATTTCGAACACGGTGACGTTGGAGCCGCCGGCCGCGGCCAGCGCCGCCGACGCGCCGCCGGCCTGGCCGGCGCCGAACACCACCACCTTGCCGCGCTCGGTGGACGGCAGGCCGCCCAGCAGCTTGCCCTTGCCGCTCATGGGCTGGTGCAGCAGGTGGGTGCCGACCTGCACGCCGATCTTGCCGGCGATGATCGACATCGGCGCCAGCAGCGGCAGGTCGCCGTTGGGCAGCTCGACGGTCTCGAAGGCCACGCCGGTCAGGCCGATGTCCAGCAGCTGCTTGGTCAGCACCGGCTCGGCGGCCAGGTGCAGGTAGCAGAACAGCAGGTGATCCTTGCGCAGGTGCTGCAGATCGCCGGCGATGGGTTCCTTGACCTTGACGATCAGTTCGCCCTTCTCGTACAGCGCGGCCGCGTCCGGCGCGATCTTCACGCCCAGGCGGGTGTAGTCGGCATCCTTGAAGCCGCTTTTGACGCCGGCATCCTGCTCC
The sequence above is a segment of the Lysobacter silvisoli genome. Coding sequences within it:
- a CDS encoding matrixin family metalloprotease; the encoded protein is MKSAPSLSLPLALALAAVLTAPACKRQEAPQPVAPAPEPTPEPPPITLKIRPASGAVEASEANVAKTKEQIAESAQKMREQWIGKSFEDFEKAVYREPGENGKYIVNGDIAFADRKHLEEFFDHLQDSANGVAGGKLVVNRIGGEGEPAGLAVATFNGRADVWNSGNKKRLTYCVSTGFGARHAAVVADMEAAGRAWEEAADVDFVYLPAQNGNCTASNPGVVFDVRPVNVDGNYLARAFFPSDQRRDRNVLIDESAFQLDPADKLKLVGILRHELGHALGWRHEQTRPEAGTCFEDSDYIPVTDYDRFSVMHYPHCNGGGDWSLTLTAADKAGAGCIYGKGSNNPENLGACRFRMPDVASGSAASETFAAQTVAKGAMKHYGPFRVKPGSLLEVRLSGAGATPGDPDLYVDFTRKPELNRWVCRPYLSRADEVCELQVPSNRSEVFVAVRGYTAANFGLQVNYVKP
- a CDS encoding DNA translocase FtsK, which translates into the protein MAQAPSASRKKAAPAKEKAPPSPRRQRLVRDIALILIAPLLLYLLASLLSYSPADPGWSHSGSITAPVHNLGGRVGAWTADVLLYLCGYVAFLLPVMLGAIAWIALFGMDADGDGDADLGPALRLVGIVGFLVSATGLLHLRLGTAEYFSAGSGGILGQLVGRSLYSGFGPVGGNLFLLALLLISVTLATGISWLAVMDKIGQWTLALGPLLSKLFRRGSQQASEWQQTRAYREEREEARKVDVELRAKREKVKIEPPPAPVVEKSERAKRETQIPLFHTGDGTGIPPLALLDDPKPQPKGYSEETLETLSRQIEFKLKDFRIDAQVVGAYPGPVITRFEVQPAPGVKVSQISSLDKDIARGLSVKSVRVVDVIPGKSVIGLETPNTSREMIFLSELLRSKEYDKSGSPLTLALGKDIAGRPTVADLARMPHLLVAGTTGSGKSVAVNAMVLSLLYKASAKDLRMLMIDPKMLELSVYQGIPHLLAPVVTDMKEAANGLRWCVAEMERRYKLMSAVGVRNLAGFNKKVKDAQDAGQPMMDPLFKPNAELGEAPRPLETLPFIVIFIDEFADMMMIVGKKVEELIARLAQKARAAGIHLILATQRPSVDVITGLIKANIPTRIAFQVSSKIDSRTILDQSGAETLLGHGDMLYLPPGTAMPERVHGAFVSDEEVHRVVEHLKQVGGGPDYIEGVLDEVQTLGDGVVVGATGLPESGGGAGDESDPLYDEAVRIVTETRRASISGVQRRLKIGYNRAARLIEAMEAAGVVSPPEHNGDRSVLAPPPPK
- a CDS encoding trypsin-like serine peptidase, with amino-acid sequence MDCRRCTPLRLRAAALLLSALASPLALAQDPPQRQRISSRALQGELRQRPQGVTVPAEITQRGDRLVLQTADAAVPVVNPGALGQNVRQLPVQVVVSDTPAGVEGVRIGAVKLQATERWRQLSPQQRSKFGNVDAAQRRLGAAAESALRPNATPADLGRLRQAVDATERQVLSAYRSLPPSQRSEQRVLVEQHSELRRAKKSLYGLNRDDRYPPQAYERIYANSRGAFALRVRGEEMPRCSAVLIGETLALTNNHCILEDLPSELEAVFDYEDDLDGRHLDSQVFPIADIRLTSEEERDNLDFVLLELGANPQGALPGAVYPPQCLSLKPVRRDDPLYVIGFPLGGPRTVHDNSYVYFPFLASADEFAEIEILVRSEFATLEDEQQSYIDGKLKEFIDSYRPRTAADGSRYYEYVSVRFGDQPTIGADSDTYHGNSGSPVYSRRNHAVVGLLFDGQEDTSQPWSPGWRAHEAILPIGKVVERLDTVAPDWRSDPRLCVRPAS
- a CDS encoding replication-associated recombination protein A; protein product: MRPRELDDMVGQRRLLAPGTALRRAVEAGKVHSMILWGPPGCGKTTLALLLARYADADFRAISAVLSGLPEVRQVLAEAAHRFAEGRRTVLFVDEVHRFNKAQQDAFLPHIERGTILFVGATTENPSFELNSALLSRCRVHVMEAVSAADIAVALRRALEDEERGLGGQGVQVDDAALLHIAGAADGDVRRALTLLEIAAELAADEGGVITEATLAQVLADRTRRFDKGGEQFYDQISALHKSVRSSNPDAAVYWLARMLDGGCDPSYLARRLTRMAVEDVGLADPRALQMALEAWDTYDRLGSPEGELAFAQLAIYLASTAKSNAAYSAYNAARADVAEFGTQDVPLHLRNAPTKLMKQLGYGQGYQYDHDAAGGIALDQTGFPDAMGERVYYQPVERGLEIKLKEKLDRLRTARANARGEGEQGG
- a CDS encoding glycoside hydrolase family 108 protein yields the protein MANFDLYFPQLLSFEGGYVDDPHDPGGATNKGITLRTFQAHASPLLQVAPTLANLQALTDAQAATLYRALYWDPLHGDQIQLQCLANELFDFYVNAGVHAIFLLQRLLGAPVAVDGVFGHDTLAALQASDQRSLYARYRQGRIDYYRLLAAQHPVLARFLAGWLRRAQWFPVSAP
- a CDS encoding alanine dehydrogenase, with protein sequence MRIGVPKETKTLEGRVALVPAAAGDLVKRGHEVWLEQDAGVKSGFKDADYTRLGVKIAPDAAALYEKGELIVKVKEPIAGDLQHLRKDHLLFCYLHLAAEPVLTKQLLDIGLTGVAFETVELPNGDLPLLAPMSIIAGKIGVQVGTHLLHQPMSGKGKLLGGLPSTERGKVVVFGAGQAGGASAALAAAGGSNVTVFEMRQDRMDQMMRLGNNVTALFPYVDVVAREVASADLVIGAVLVTGARAPHVLTREMLKGMEDGSVVVDISIDQGGCFETSRPTTWKEPTYVEEGVTHFCVTNMPGAVPQTSSQAICAAILPWVNKLAAGNEWRNNPALVRGINVEGGKLVHPALQGMSL
- the lolA gene encoding outer membrane lipoprotein chaperone LolA, yielding MSLSATVRHAARTALIAGALFAGAATAGARDDLNTFTRGLKGLDGQFTQQVFDANGKRKESSNGKVALSAPRLFRWEYVKPYPQLIVADGKKVWVHDPDLQQVTVRPQGAEEQNSPLSALIDPAKLDAQFVVREAGTAEGLNWLSLAPKSGTEAGFRSAKLGFNAAGLARMQVVDSLGQRTEISFTGWRRNPAFATGQFKFTPPAGTDVIGGER
- the crcB gene encoding fluoride efflux transporter CrcB, which codes for MGAWLIPFAAVGLGAALGAWARWGLSLWLNPIAATLPLGTLAANLVGGYGVGLAVAWFDSHAAIAPEWRLFAITGLLGGLTTFSTFSAEVVQQLLRQQYGWALATAALHLFGSLAMTALGMATVRGWGGAV